A genomic segment from Juglans regia cultivar Chandler chromosome 14, Walnut 2.0, whole genome shotgun sequence encodes:
- the LOC118344558 gene encoding uncharacterized protein LOC118344558, with the protein MDKSQSLTSPPYFDGNNYAYWKVRMKAFLKSVDERVWVSITKGWREPVVIIEGVQTSKSVDNYSRDEISECGWNNKGLNAIFMAVSQEEFKRISMCENCKQAWDILEVTHEGTKAVKNSKLQMLTTSFEEIRMKDDETFDAFYAKLNHIVNSSFNLGDKIPENRIVRKILRSLPERFRPKVTAIEESKDLDNMRIEELVGSLQTYEHTLPVDKKNKSIALNTINESSDESSDELAMSDKEVAFYAKKFRKMFVSRNRKNWGDKKKRFERVNGNSSSGKKEMSSKKYTRATKDRVQSDIQCHECHGFGHIRLECANYKKAIEKAKGASLNDNDSETSDSSKSPSPKKNRNYMAFTSSVGGQSHRSESTSENESVSGSESGDDDELEEIYEKLYKECVKLRKLNKAHIENIDICKRENEDLQGKLNEANCLTDQLQKRNVSLEDKVKMQGSELILLNDKLKNLSTGKQKLDKILNSGKSFGDKRGIGYIEGKSDVASTSKIPCKRVGKIMFVPTSNENGKPQLLKKGKKPLHVQKPVPPPKRQGARNTSPICHHCGKVGHVRPDCFKLKNHHAPTFSKSRIVYPSKKSKKFLNASRYVSPSMRHEVHKANHVCHNCGKIGHIRPNCFELRDHPKRIEKPYSRKGHQNLWSQVMVLTKQNEIINVKLDQLTTRQKVDKVNHPKVRQVWMRKGEEQTRHGID; encoded by the coding sequence ATGGATAAGTCTCAATCTCTCACATCACCACCatattttgatggaaacaacTATGCTTATTGGAAAGTCCGAATGAAAGCGTTTCTAAAGTCTGTGGATGAACGAGTGTGGGTTTCCATAACAAAAGGATGGAGAGAACCAGTTGTTATCATTGAGGGAGTTCAAACTTCCAAAAGTGTGGATAATTACTCTAGGGATGAAATAAGTGAGTGTGGTTGGAATAACAAAGGCCTGAATGCGATTTTCATGGCTGTTTCCCAGGAGGAGTTCAAGCGAATTTCCATGTGTGAAAATTGTAAACAAGCTTGGGACATTCTTGAGGTTACCCATGAAGGTACCAAGGCTGTTAAGAATTCTAAGCTTCAAATGCTAaccacaagttttgaagaaattagaatgaaagatgatgaaacTTTTGATGCCTTCTATGCCAAACTCAATCATATTGTCAATTCTAGTTTTAATTTAGGGGACAAAATCCCTGAGAATAGAATTGTGAGAAAAATTCTCAGATCTCTTCCTGAGAGATTCCGTCCCAAAGTCACTGCCATTGAAGAGAGCAAAGATTTGGACAATATGAGAATTGAAGAGCTGGTGGGCTCTCTACAAACCTATGAGCATACTCTTCCTgtggataagaaaaataagtccaTAGCCCTCAACACTATCAATGAGTCATCTGATGAGTCGTCCGATGAGTTGGCTATGAGTGACAAAGAAGTAGCcttttatgctaaaaaattcaGGAAGATGTTTGTatctagaaatagaaagaatTGGGGAGATAAGAAGAAAAGGTTTGAGAGAGTTAATGGAAATTCCAGTTCAGGAAAGAAGGAAATGAGCTCTAAGAAATATACTAGAGCCACCAAAGACAGGGTACAATCTGATATTCAGTGTCATGAATGTCATGGTTTTGGGCACATTCGCCTTGAGtgtgcaaattacaaaaaggccATAGAGAAAGCAAAGGGTGCGTCTTTGAATGATAATGATTCTGAGACAAGTGACTCTTCTAAGAGTccctctccaaagaaaaatcgCAACTACATGGCATTCACTTCTTCTGTTGGTGGCCAAAGTCACAGAAGTGAATCAACGTCTGAAAATGAGAGTGTATCCGGAAGTGAATCCGGGGATGATGATGAGTTGGAGGAAATCTATGAGAAGTTGTACAAAGAATGTGTAAAATTGAGGAAACTCAATAAAGCACATATTGAGAATATAGAtatttgcaaaagagaaaatgaggatcTCCAAGGTAAATTGAATGAAGCAAATTGTCTAACCGATCAGTTGCAAAAGAGGAATGTGTCACTCGAGGATAAAGTGAAAATGCAGGGAAGTGAGTTGATTTTGTTAAACGATAAGTTGAAAAATTTGTCTACTGGGAAACAAAAGCTTGACAAAATCCTAAACTCAGGAAAGTCATTTGGTGACAAGAGAGGTATAGGATATATTGAAGGGAAATCTGATGTGGCTTCAACTTCAAAAATCCCATGCAAAAGGGTaggaaaaataatgtttgttcCTACTTCTAATGAGAATGGCAAACCTCAACTTTTGAAAAAGGGTAAGAAACCCTTACATGTGCAAAAGCCTGTCCCACCTCCCAAGAGACAAGGAGCTCGTAACACAAGCCCTATATGTCATCATTGTGGGAAGGTTGGTCATGTTAGACCAGATTGCTTCAAGTTAAAAAATCATCATGCCCCTACTTTCTCTAAAAGTAGGATTGTCTATCCTTCTAAAAAGAGTAAGAAGTTCTTGAATGCTTCCAGGTATGTTTCACCCTCCATGAGACATGAAGTTCACAAAGCAAACCACGTTTGTCACAATTGTGGTAAGATTGGTCACATTCGACCAAACTGTTTTGAGCTTAGAGACCATCCTAAGAGAATTGAAAAGCCCTACTCAAGAAAAGGGCATCAAAACTTGTGGAGCCAAGTCATGGTCTTGACCAAACAAAATGAGATTATCAATGTGAAGTTAGACCAATTGACTACTAGACAGAAGGTTGATAAGGTGAATCATCCAAAAGTGAGACAAGTGTGGATGAGAAAGGGGGAGGAGCAGACCAGACATGGTATAGACTGA
- the LOC108989647 gene encoding mitogen-activated protein kinase 3-like produces the protein MADVTHITAAGHAGEFPSVPTHGGQFIQYNIFGNLFEITTKYRPPILPIGRGAYGIVCSMLNSETNEMVAMKKIANAFDNHMDAKRTLREIKLLRHFDHENIIGIRDVVPPPLRREFTDVYIAMELMDTDLHQIIRSNQSLSEEHCQYFLYQLLRGLKFIHSANVIHRDLKPSNLLLNANCDLKICDFGLARPTAENEFMTEYVVTRWYRAPELLLNYSDYTAAIDVWSVGCIFLELMNRKPLFPGRDQAHQMRLLIELLGTPTESDFWFVRNEDTKRYIRQLPRHPRQPLAIVFPHVNPLAIDLMEKMLTFDPAKRITVEEALAHPYFERLHDVADEPVCSEPFSFDFEQKPLEEEQMKDMIYQEALAFNPEHA, from the exons ATGGCTGACGTCACGCATATCACCGCCGCCGGTCATGCCGGGGAATTTCCGTCTGTTCCGACGCACGGAGGTCAGTTTATTCAGTACAACATTTTCGGGAACCTCTTCGAGATCACCACCAAGTACCGCCCCCCTATCTTGCCGATTGGCCGTGGCGCGTACGGAATCGTATG CTCAATGTTGAATTCGGAGACGAACGAGATGGTCGCGATGAAGAAAATAGCGAACGCTTTCGATAACCACATGGACGCGAAGCGCACGCTCAGGGAGATTAAGCTGCTTCGGCATTTCGATCATGAAAAT ATCATAGGCATAAGAGATGTTGTTCCTCCTCCTTTACGGAGAGAATTCACCGATGTTTACATTGCCATGGAACTCATGGATACTGATCTTCACCAAATAATTCGCTCCAATCAAAGCTTATCAGAGGAGCATTGTCAG TACTTCTTGTATCAACTTCTTCGAGGACTGAAGTTTATACATTCTGCGAATGTTATTCATAGAGACTTGAAACCCAGCAACCTCTTACTGAATGCAAATTGTGACCTTAAGATATGTGATTTTGGTCTTGCCCGTCCAACTGCAGAGAATGAGTTTATGACTGAATATGTTGTCACCAGATGGTACAGGGCGCCTGAGTTACTGTTGAACTATTCTGATTACACTGCTGCCATTGATGTGTGGTCTGTAGGTTGCATCTTTCTGGAGCTTATGAATAGAAAACCTTTGTTTCCAGGCCGAGATCAAGCGCATCAGATGCGCTTGTTGATAGag CTCCTTGGGACACCAACCGAGTCTGATTTTTGGTTTGTTCGGAATGAGGATACAAAGAGATATATTCGCCAACTGCCCCGACATCCTCGACAGCCGTTAGCCATTGTTTTCCCACATGTTAATCCATTAGCCATTGATCTAATGGAGAAAATGTTAACATTTGATCCTGCTAAAAGAATTACTG TTGAGGAAGCATTGGCCCATCCTTACTTCGAAAGATTGCATGACGTAGCTGACGAACCAGTCTGCTCAGAGCCATTTTCCTTCGACTTTGAGCAAAAACCCTTGGAAGAGGAGCAAATGAAGGATATGATTTACCAGGAGGCCTTAGCTTTCAACCCAGAACACGCATAG